CCATCTGTTCAAGAGCCCTGAGATGCAGACCTTCTATATGAGGGCCATCCAGACGTCCACCGGGTTCTTCCCTCAGGATAGACCTGGTCCCTACTGGCATATCCATGCCCTGGGCCTGATCCTGTCCATGGACTCCGCAGCAATTGTTACCGGAGGTACCCACAGCATTACACATGCTCTGCTCAGGGCTTTTGAAAAATATGGAGGAGAGTTCTTTGTTCTTAATGAAGTAAAGAGGGTCCTTGTAGACAATAAAAAAGCCTACGGGATCGAGCTTACCAGCGGTGAAAGAATACTTGCCGACATCGTCGTGAGCGACCTGAATACGGAGCTGACTATAGATGCAGCCGGCAAAGAAAACTGGCCGCCGGAGATCTGGGCAAAAGGCCAGAGACTGAAAGAAAAACCAGATTCCCTCTATGATGACAAGGGTTATGAGAGAACCCAGCTCTTCTGGGGAAATGTGGCTCTTATGGAAGCACCAAAATACCCGCAGAATGAACAGCTTGGTTTTGTTCCCAGACTCTACTTCGGTCCCGCAGATCCCGAGTACTTTCTCTCCGGCCGATACCAGAAGGAAAGATGGGCAACAGGCATTGCCAACCAGCTCTATCTCCTGGTTGCCCCTGATGTCCAGTGGGATAAGACCCGTGCTCCTGAAGGACGGTTCGCCGCGTTGGTGGAGGAATTTACCTGTCCGTGGAGAAATTTCAGTGAGCGTGAGTGGCTGCGGATGAAAAAAGAAATAGAAATGAAGTTTGTCAAGGAATGGGGAAAGTACGCTCCGAATGTCAATGAAGAAAACTTCATAGCCGCCTGGATCGCAACCCCGGATGACGTTGTCAACAGGAATCCCTGTATGCCTCAGGGCGGTTGGGGTGGTCTTGACGCCCATTATGAATGTTCAGGAAGAAACAGGCCCATGCCTGAGCTTTCGAGCCAGCGTACGCCCATCAAGAACTATTACATGACGGGTATGTGTATGCACCCTGCCCACGGCATCGGACGCGGCCAGAGCTACAATGCCTATAAACTGATTGCACAGGATTTTAACCTTAAATACAAACCATGGGAAGAACGCGGTTGGTAGAGATAAAGCAAACTGAATTAATAGAATGATTTATATGGGGACAGGCCTGTTGTTGTGATACGCAGCACAGGTCTGTCCCATACAGGGCTGTCCGTTACCCGTACTTAACACATATGCTAAATGATTGTAAGGCATGATGGGCTCCTTTCCTTTATGAGTGTTTCTCGTACTTCACTCTGCCAGAAAA
The genomic region above belongs to Pseudomonadota bacterium and contains:
- a CDS encoding NAD(P)/FAD-dependent oxidoreductase; this encodes MADKKYDAVIVGGGHHATIIACYLARAGLKTAMFERWHEMGGGACGEELPVPGFIQNVCAHFTRFYTNPAYQDFDLRDHGLVYLFPENNEAWIYPDGNYILGKTIFPVVDQFTGRCEFSSAAAQYTINEIAKINQDDANTVEEIIRRYKAKWRDAWHHYRFSGTSEWPEGPDPLEALAYDTKDGIDPDIAFGTVGYIATHLFKSPEMQTFYMRAIQTSTGFFPQDRPGPYWHIHALGLILSMDSAAIVTGGTHSITHALLRAFEKYGGEFFVLNEVKRVLVDNKKAYGIELTSGERILADIVVSDLNTELTIDAAGKENWPPEIWAKGQRLKEKPDSLYDDKGYERTQLFWGNVALMEAPKYPQNEQLGFVPRLYFGPADPEYFLSGRYQKERWATGIANQLYLLVAPDVQWDKTRAPEGRFAALVEEFTCPWRNFSEREWLRMKKEIEMKFVKEWGKYAPNVNEENFIAAWIATPDDVVNRNPCMPQGGWGGLDAHYECSGRNRPMPELSSQRTPIKNYYMTGMCMHPAHGIGRGQSYNAYKLIAQDFNLKYKPWEERGW